Proteins encoded together in one Desulfosporosinus meridiei DSM 13257 window:
- the rfbA gene encoding glucose-1-phosphate thymidylyltransferase RfbA, with the protein MKGIVLAGGSGTRLYPLTMVTSKQLLPIYDKPMIYYPLSVLMDAGIRDILIISTPEDAPRFMALLGKGSQFGVRLSYAVQPSPDGLAQAFIIGEEFIGDDNVAMVLGDNIFAGHGLKERLKAAVTHADDKIATVFGYYVDDPERFGIVEFDKNGRAISIEEKPPIPKSNYCVTGLYFYDNRVIEYAKSLLPSARGELEITDVNRIYLQKGKLNVELLGQGFTWLDTGTHESLVEATNFVKTVETHQHRKIACLEEIGYLNGWIDREQLLKSVQTLKKNGYGAYLMDVLDGKYLDKIEAI; encoded by the coding sequence ATGAAAGGTATAGTTCTTGCAGGAGGTTCCGGTACCAGGCTTTATCCTTTAACAATGGTAACTTCAAAACAGTTGCTGCCGATTTATGATAAGCCAATGATTTACTATCCATTAAGTGTTCTAATGGACGCAGGAATACGAGATATCCTCATAATAAGCACTCCCGAAGATGCTCCAAGATTTATGGCCCTTCTAGGTAAGGGCAGCCAGTTTGGGGTAAGACTGTCTTATGCAGTTCAACCAAGTCCGGACGGCTTGGCCCAAGCTTTTATCATCGGTGAGGAGTTTATAGGTGATGACAATGTAGCTATGGTATTAGGGGATAATATCTTTGCAGGTCATGGTCTTAAAGAACGTCTTAAAGCGGCTGTGACGCATGCTGATGACAAGATTGCTACAGTATTCGGATACTATGTAGACGACCCAGAACGTTTTGGTATCGTTGAGTTTGACAAGAATGGGAGAGCAATATCAATAGAAGAAAAGCCACCTATACCAAAATCAAACTACTGTGTGACGGGTCTCTATTTTTACGATAATCGTGTGATTGAATATGCTAAAAGCTTATTGCCTTCTGCTCGTGGAGAACTTGAAATAACTGATGTTAATCGAATTTATCTTCAAAAAGGCAAACTTAATGTTGAATTGCTCGGTCAAGGCTTTACTTGGCTAGATACAGGTACTCATGAGAGTCTTGTCGAAGCTACGAATTTTGTAAAGACTGTGGAGACACATCAGCATCGTAAAATTGCTTGTCTTGAAGAGATCGGATATCTAAATGGCTGGATTGACAGAGAACAGTTGTTAAAGTCAGTGCAAACTCTGAAAAAGAACGGATATGGTGCTTATTTGATGGATGTGCTAGATGGAAAGTATCTTGACAAGATAGAAGCAATATAA
- a CDS encoding sugar transferase produces the protein MLRDRGIIENISELVDIVLIALAFSLVIEIYQIKNVVTNNSWPGYFAIFLIYLVAWIIASNALKVYQSRRFMSARRELSQILKAHFFSFAVSMTTIYLHSPYLLRTRFFFYFGAFAVGLTIGMHIVTRLALQAGRKLGRNTRYVLILGAGSAAELYLQKLKDNPQLGYRVIGYIAPAKNGLEIPYLGDYSNLESIIRMNIVDLTVVTALITEKGVQESIEILDVMGKTVAVLLDDIVTKVSRSRPMDFGGLSMVVYDSHPRRPWHEVAKRGMDVILSGAGLIVLTPVFALVAIAIKLTSKGPIIFAQERVGLNGRAFNIYKFRSMVVNAEELKERLAHLNEMSGPVFKITNDPRVTAVGRFIRKTSIDELPQLYNVFRGDMSLVGPRPPLLSEVNLYDSKHRKRLAVKPGITCIWQISGRNEVDFDQWMEMDAEYVDRWTLWLDLGILARTVPVVLGRKGAS, from the coding sequence GTGCTAAGGGACAGGGGGATCATTGAAAACATATCTGAACTCGTTGACATTGTTCTAATAGCATTGGCCTTCTCTTTGGTCATAGAAATCTATCAAATCAAGAATGTCGTGACAAATAATAGCTGGCCAGGATACTTTGCGATATTTTTAATTTACTTAGTAGCTTGGATTATTGCCAGTAATGCCTTAAAAGTCTATCAATCACGCCGCTTTATGTCTGCGCGGCGTGAACTAAGCCAGATTCTGAAAGCCCACTTCTTCTCATTCGCAGTCAGTATGACAACTATTTATCTTCATAGCCCGTATTTACTGCGCACACGCTTCTTTTTTTACTTTGGGGCCTTTGCAGTGGGTTTAACCATTGGAATGCATATTGTGACCCGGTTGGCTTTGCAAGCAGGAAGGAAACTAGGCAGAAATACACGTTATGTGCTGATTCTGGGTGCAGGCTCTGCTGCTGAGCTTTACCTACAGAAACTTAAGGATAATCCACAGTTAGGCTATAGAGTCATAGGGTACATCGCCCCTGCTAAAAACGGTCTTGAGATACCTTATCTGGGGGATTACTCGAATCTCGAATCCATTATTCGCATGAACATCGTAGATTTAACGGTTGTTACAGCGCTGATTACGGAAAAGGGTGTTCAAGAGTCCATTGAAATTCTAGATGTCATGGGTAAAACGGTGGCGGTACTTCTTGACGACATTGTGACGAAGGTTTCTCGCAGCAGGCCCATGGATTTTGGGGGGCTCTCAATGGTTGTGTATGACAGCCACCCCAGACGGCCTTGGCATGAGGTAGCAAAACGGGGGATGGATGTTATTTTATCAGGTGCCGGTCTTATAGTTCTTACTCCGGTTTTCGCTTTAGTAGCGATAGCTATAAAGTTAACCTCCAAGGGGCCAATAATTTTTGCTCAAGAAAGAGTTGGGTTGAATGGAAGGGCCTTTAATATTTATAAATTCCGGTCCATGGTTGTAAATGCCGAAGAGCTTAAGGAACGATTGGCACATTTGAATGAAATGAGTGGACCAGTGTTTAAGATTACCAATGATCCGAGAGTGACAGCAGTGGGCAGGTTTATTCGTAAAACAAGTATTGATGAGCTGCCTCAGTTATACAATGTTTTTCGAGGGGATATGAGTTTAGTTGGGCCAAGGCCGCCCTTGCTCAGCGAAGTTAATTTGTACGATTCTAAGCATCGGAAGAGGTTGGCAGTGAAGCCGGGAATTACATGTATTTGGCAGATTAGTGGGCGGAATGAAGTGGACTTTGATCAGTGGATGGAGATGGACGCTGAGTATGTAGATCGCTGGACGTTGTGGTTGGATTTGGGGATATTGGCTAGGACGGTGCCGGTGGTGTTGGGGAGGAAGGGTGCGAGTTAG
- a CDS encoding tyrosine-protein phosphatase: protein MIDTHNHILPGLDDGAKTMTHSLGIVRQLFYSGFQTLIVTPHVMEGSGFLSPEEILAAVELLRKHVAEAEIPVEILPGAENYICPDLGKWAREGKLMTLGNTGKYLLLELPMLEIPQYTEQVFFDLQVQGLTPVLAHPERNKGLIERPEYLVDWANKGVLFQLNLRSLSGRYGPQAEELAERMLRSGLIHFIGSDAHRTSQEDGVYLQALRSVKEIAREEGVREVTLENPQAILTGEGLVGEREYFLQQPNKKKKRKFWELFRG from the coding sequence ATGATTGATACACACAACCACATCCTCCCCGGTCTTGACGATGGCGCCAAGACCATGACCCACTCCCTGGGAATAGTTCGTCAATTGTTCTATTCCGGATTCCAGACCCTGATTGTTACTCCTCATGTTATGGAAGGCAGTGGATTCTTAAGCCCTGAAGAGATCCTGGCTGCTGTGGAGCTGTTGCGCAAGCATGTGGCTGAGGCAGAAATCCCGGTGGAAATTCTGCCTGGGGCAGAGAACTATATTTGCCCCGACCTAGGCAAATGGGCTCGTGAAGGCAAGCTGATGACCCTGGGGAATACGGGCAAGTATCTGCTCTTAGAGCTGCCCATGCTGGAGATTCCCCAGTATACGGAACAAGTCTTCTTTGACTTGCAGGTGCAGGGGCTGACTCCGGTGCTGGCTCATCCGGAGCGGAATAAGGGCTTGATTGAGAGGCCGGAGTACTTGGTTGACTGGGCGAATAAAGGGGTGCTTTTTCAGCTGAACCTGAGAAGTCTGAGCGGGAGGTATGGGCCCCAGGCTGAGGAGTTGGCGGAAAGGATGCTGAGGAGTGGTTTGATTCACTTTATTGGGTCGGATGCGCATCGGACTTCGCAGGAGGATGGGGTTTATCTTCAAGCACTGCGAAGTGTCAAGGAGATCGCGAGAGAAGAGGGGGTTCGGGAAGTTACGTTGGAGAACCCTCAGGCAATTTTGACGGGGGAAGGCTTGGTAGGTGAAAGGGAGTATTTCCTACAGCAACCAAATAAGAAGAAAAAGAGAAAATTTTGGGAGTTATTTCGAGGATAG
- a CDS encoding response regulator transcription factor: MASKNILIVDDDPIVLRMLESALSKNGYHTFKAESGENALRILDALAIDLVLLDVVLPGMDGLNTLKKIRNHPTYGFVPVLMLTSRDSEIDHVIGLELGADDYISKPIRFHELIARIKAVLRRADSNRTSFSKVVFRGLVMDLSSRQVTVNDQEIELSFKEFELLCLLAKRPGRVFTRAEILDTVWSEEGFWETRTVDVHIRRIRKKLEEIGQSPLLIETVRNVGYRLPMSL; this comes from the coding sequence ATGGCAAGCAAGAATATCTTAATCGTTGATGATGACCCCATTGTTTTAAGAATGCTGGAGTCTGCCCTGAGCAAAAACGGGTATCATACGTTTAAGGCAGAGTCCGGTGAAAATGCTCTGAGGATTCTGGATGCTCTGGCCATTGATCTAGTTCTCTTAGATGTGGTCTTACCCGGGATGGACGGACTGAATACTCTTAAAAAGATAAGAAATCACCCCACCTATGGCTTTGTCCCGGTGCTCATGCTGACCAGCAGGGATAGTGAAATTGATCACGTCATCGGTTTGGAATTGGGAGCTGATGATTACATTTCCAAGCCCATCCGCTTCCATGAGCTGATTGCTCGGATCAAGGCAGTTCTGCGCAGGGCGGATTCCAATCGGACATCCTTCTCTAAGGTAGTCTTCCGCGGTCTGGTCATGGATCTGTCCAGTCGACAAGTCACCGTCAACGATCAGGAGATAGAGCTCTCCTTCAAAGAGTTCGAGCTCTTATGCCTTTTAGCCAAAAGACCGGGCCGAGTCTTCACCCGAGCTGAAATTCTGGATACCGTCTGGTCGGAAGAAGGCTTCTGGGAAACTCGCACAGTGGATGTCCATATCCGCAGAATTCGCAAAAAGCTGGAGGAGATAGGCCAGAGTCCCCTGCTCATCGAGACTGTCCGGAATGTGGGCTATCGTCTGCCAATGTCTCTTTAA
- a CDS encoding AAA family ATPase yields MKDATDLQVIPADKRGESSSELYEELQELLKTTLDLRSALTIGLKTVEAVALLHDQKIICKNIHPGNILVSSDRGRVKLKDMSLPGLPPSDLHYISPEQTGRINQQVDTRTDLYSLGAVLYHLFSGQPPFKAADPLELVYAHLAREARPLNRLNPEIPLVLSHILHKLLQKKLEDRYQTAYALQHDLQKCLAALERKEQGGAEVIEPFEIALLDKPRGLAIPNQLFGREKELETLKQVYQRVLKGQQELIFVSGYSGVGKTSLVKGFLDYVREGGGIYLVGKFDQYKSNVPYTAFIQAFQPHLRRILSENQTTLAAWQEKLVSALSPNAQLIVEIIPELSLIIGPQPPAARLAPSEAQNRLNDVFLKFIQLFATPESPLVLFLDDLQWTDPSSLRLIEQLIVDRFGSILIIGAYRDQEITALHPLNLLFRQLEKQGLEAEAINLQPLTLDHVNSLLAVSLSRPRQETLAIAEVCHAKTKGNPFFVIQFLYMLKEEGLLSLEARQSAWTWNLPAILGCKVTDNVVDLMISKISKLSPAMVDLLKLAACIGSSFDLHTLEIVTGKPGEELKDILQAAVESGLIQGAESQYSFLHDRVQQAAYSLLAKETKAATHGKIGKLLYSKLKGQELENRLFELVDHLNLAVDLSLDLAERSFLANLNFRAGLKAKASSAYEPALDYFNLAKQLTSSEAWRTEYPFMLELHIQLAEMAYVCTRFERMEEVAAETLVHCRDVLAQARISEIMIATYTAENEFEKAMALAENTLKLLGVPFPRRPHLGHIILEYLRTIWALRGKQSADLLSLPLMTDEKYKTAMRIFNTTGICSYSASYYAVILMVLKALRLSLNHGITEETIVAYSAYGYIINMLFKQADKGYEFGELALRLQDKLGVYRFDSKIRMIFNMVIRHCKDPLRDALEDFPQTYLSGFTSGDLLSAGHSIMQYFVCSYFSGRQLSLIEAEMQAHRQAMIKTGHETSQRLCQIYRQTALNFAGLSPDPCALVGEDFDERSLLPIYTQSNDRTIVFNIYFHRLIQYYYFRQPEKALESLPFLDEYLDGVLGTFCLPLLHFYGALVAVANYERLSYSKRLLSIRRIKKSIKALEKLSRSAPENILHKLYLVKAEFARLNKEDLKAADWYDLAIQHAETQHFIQEEALANELAGEYYLTEGRQVLAKFYFHHAISCYREWGAKAKVADLQNRYPMLLLQNPLAITGTAEIPDIDLTAILKIGQAISGEIVLEDLLKLLIRIMLQNSGARRVVFIQNYDNKLTIEAEGKADDNSIRLLDSLDIHPQSTDLPIKLITYVARTGETVTLDGEEQPASVLCLPVIIKRKVIGLFYLENDLAPGIFTSERQQVLQVLSSQIAVALENAKEYQNLEKIVAHHTRALQEKNLALEESNRKLAEANENKTRFVANVSHEIRTPLQGIIGMTSLLKKEGQYKEDYVDLIQSSAASLEGIISDILDISRIESNRIVIEERAFGLKDLLTPILKTYKAQAEEKGISLHTEVSSDLPDYLRGDPLRISQILNNLLNNALKFTHHGSVELKLKSLALAETRLEIQFLVKDTGIGISATKLQTIFQSFSQADSSITKKYGGTGLGLTIVKHLAELMHGRIEVESQEGAGSTFSLFLPLGIADPQEIALDEAAVSTENQEREDLQSLRVIAAEDNLANQIYIKHILTYHNCAVTIVNNGLQLLQALKIQDYDCVLLDKNMPIMDGLETTTIIRDLEGPTGKHVPIIALTASAILGDRDKLLRQGMDFYLAKPIQEEKLLLILKQIRRSAGLENQIPDEEPGQRCGEECRQSANIPEAGTLINQEIFRQEAKLFGQEVMLLSIENFLENYQTWLEIIRTDLEAYDLGKLEKSAHRLASALSCLYAMKVFKTAGELERAAQAGEWNKSHKHYQELKELMPPLVEELQEVKETLADDSPHSGQSR; encoded by the coding sequence ATGAAGGACGCAACAGATTTGCAAGTTATTCCGGCAGATAAAAGAGGAGAGTCTTCTTCGGAATTATACGAAGAGCTTCAGGAACTGCTAAAGACTACCTTAGATCTTCGGAGTGCTTTAACCATCGGACTTAAGACGGTTGAAGCCGTAGCTCTTCTCCACGACCAGAAAATTATCTGCAAGAATATCCACCCGGGAAATATTTTGGTTAGTTCCGACAGGGGAAGAGTTAAGCTGAAGGACATGAGTCTGCCGGGTTTACCTCCTTCCGACCTGCATTATATATCCCCGGAACAGACGGGCAGAATCAATCAACAGGTTGATACCCGGACAGATCTCTATTCCTTGGGAGCAGTACTCTATCACCTGTTCAGCGGCCAACCCCCCTTTAAGGCAGCAGACCCTCTGGAATTGGTTTACGCTCATTTGGCCAGAGAAGCCCGCCCCCTAAATCGGCTGAACCCAGAAATCCCCTTAGTCCTATCCCACATCCTTCACAAACTCCTGCAGAAGAAGCTGGAGGATCGCTACCAAACTGCCTACGCCCTTCAGCATGACCTGCAAAAATGTCTGGCAGCCCTGGAGAGGAAAGAGCAGGGAGGAGCCGAGGTGATCGAACCCTTCGAAATCGCTCTCCTGGATAAGCCCAGAGGTCTGGCCATACCCAATCAGCTGTTTGGCCGGGAGAAAGAGCTGGAAACTCTTAAGCAGGTTTATCAACGGGTGCTCAAAGGCCAGCAGGAGCTTATCTTCGTCTCAGGTTATTCCGGAGTGGGAAAAACCTCTCTCGTCAAAGGATTCTTAGACTATGTAAGGGAAGGGGGCGGAATCTATTTAGTGGGTAAATTCGATCAGTATAAAAGCAATGTACCCTACACAGCCTTTATTCAGGCATTTCAACCTCATTTAAGACGAATACTATCAGAAAATCAAACAACCCTCGCCGCCTGGCAAGAGAAGTTAGTCAGTGCTCTCTCCCCCAATGCCCAGCTCATCGTCGAGATCATCCCGGAGCTCAGCCTGATCATCGGCCCCCAGCCGCCTGCCGCCCGGCTTGCTCCCTCGGAGGCTCAGAACAGACTCAACGATGTCTTCTTGAAGTTCATTCAACTCTTCGCCACCCCGGAAAGCCCCCTCGTCCTTTTTCTCGACGATTTGCAATGGACTGACCCATCCAGCCTTCGCCTTATCGAACAACTCATTGTAGACAGGTTCGGATCCATCCTGATCATTGGCGCTTATCGGGATCAGGAGATTACTGCCCTTCACCCCCTGAATTTGCTCTTTCGCCAACTGGAAAAACAAGGGTTAGAGGCTGAGGCCATAAACCTGCAGCCCCTGACTCTGGATCATGTCAATAGTTTGCTGGCAGTCTCCTTGAGCCGTCCCCGCCAAGAGACCTTAGCCATCGCTGAAGTTTGTCACGCCAAGACTAAGGGGAATCCCTTCTTTGTGATTCAGTTTTTATACATGCTGAAGGAGGAAGGGCTTTTGAGTCTGGAGGCCCGGCAGTCGGCTTGGACCTGGAATCTGCCGGCTATCTTAGGGTGTAAGGTCACGGACAATGTGGTGGACTTGATGATTTCGAAAATCAGCAAGCTCTCTCCTGCCATGGTAGACCTCCTGAAACTGGCCGCTTGTATCGGCAGCAGCTTTGATCTGCATACCCTGGAGATCGTCACGGGAAAGCCCGGCGAAGAGCTTAAGGATATTTTGCAGGCAGCAGTGGAGTCCGGACTGATTCAAGGAGCAGAAAGCCAATACAGCTTTTTACATGACCGAGTCCAGCAGGCGGCCTATTCCCTCCTGGCAAAAGAAACAAAAGCTGCCACCCATGGCAAGATTGGCAAGCTCCTCTATAGTAAGCTGAAGGGACAGGAGTTGGAAAACCGTCTCTTTGAACTCGTCGATCACCTTAACCTGGCGGTAGATTTAAGCCTAGACCTCGCTGAGAGATCCTTTCTGGCCAATCTGAATTTTCGCGCCGGCCTGAAGGCCAAGGCCTCCTCCGCTTATGAACCAGCCCTGGATTATTTCAACCTGGCTAAACAGCTTACCTCCTCAGAAGCTTGGAGGACGGAATATCCCTTCATGCTGGAGCTCCATATTCAGCTGGCGGAAATGGCCTATGTATGCACCCGGTTTGAGCGGATGGAAGAGGTGGCGGCAGAAACCCTGGTGCACTGCCGAGACGTCCTGGCTCAGGCCAGAATCTCAGAAATCATGATTGCTACCTATACCGCTGAGAATGAATTCGAAAAAGCCATGGCCCTCGCCGAAAACACTCTGAAGTTATTAGGGGTTCCCTTTCCCAGGAGGCCCCATCTGGGTCATATTATCCTGGAGTATTTAAGAACCATCTGGGCCTTAAGAGGGAAGCAAAGTGCAGACTTGTTAAGTCTGCCCCTGATGACGGACGAAAAGTATAAAACCGCCATGCGAATTTTCAACACCACGGGGATTTGCAGTTATTCCGCCTCCTATTACGCCGTAATCCTGATGGTCTTAAAGGCCCTGCGCCTTTCCCTGAACCATGGGATCACCGAAGAAACCATCGTCGCCTATTCTGCCTATGGCTATATCATCAACATGCTCTTTAAGCAAGCCGATAAAGGCTATGAATTCGGAGAACTGGCCCTCCGTCTCCAGGATAAGCTGGGAGTATATCGCTTTGACAGCAAGATTCGGATGATCTTCAACATGGTGATTCGGCATTGCAAAGACCCTCTCCGGGATGCCTTGGAGGACTTTCCTCAGACCTATCTGAGCGGATTTACCTCCGGAGACTTACTCTCCGCCGGACACTCCATCATGCAGTACTTTGTCTGTTCCTATTTTTCCGGACGTCAGCTCTCCCTGATCGAAGCAGAAATGCAGGCCCATCGCCAGGCCATGATCAAGACCGGACATGAAACCTCCCAGCGCCTCTGTCAGATTTATCGCCAGACTGCTTTGAATTTTGCCGGATTATCTCCGGACCCCTGTGCCCTGGTAGGAGAGGATTTCGATGAACGCAGTTTGCTGCCCATCTACACCCAGTCTAATGACCGGACCATTGTTTTCAATATCTACTTTCACCGGCTGATTCAGTACTACTATTTCCGGCAGCCGGAGAAAGCCCTGGAAAGTCTGCCCTTCCTCGACGAATACCTGGATGGAGTTCTGGGAACCTTCTGCTTGCCCTTGCTGCATTTTTACGGGGCCTTGGTCGCTGTGGCCAACTATGAAAGACTAAGCTATTCCAAACGGCTTTTGAGCATAAGAAGAATTAAAAAAAGTATTAAGGCCTTAGAAAAGCTATCTCGGTCAGCACCGGAAAATATTCTGCATAAGCTGTATTTAGTGAAAGCCGAGTTTGCCCGGCTGAACAAAGAAGACCTCAAGGCAGCCGATTGGTACGATTTAGCTATCCAGCATGCGGAAACCCAGCATTTTATCCAGGAAGAAGCCCTAGCTAATGAATTAGCAGGGGAATATTATCTCACCGAAGGCCGACAGGTCTTGGCCAAGTTCTATTTCCACCATGCCATAAGCTGCTATCGGGAATGGGGAGCCAAGGCTAAAGTAGCAGACCTGCAAAACCGTTATCCCATGCTCCTCCTGCAGAATCCTCTGGCCATCACAGGCACCGCTGAGATCCCGGATATTGATCTGACTGCGATTCTGAAGATCGGTCAGGCCATTTCCGGCGAAATCGTCCTGGAGGACTTACTCAAGCTGCTCATTCGAATCATGCTTCAAAATTCCGGGGCCAGAAGAGTGGTATTCATCCAGAATTATGACAACAAGTTAACCATAGAGGCGGAAGGGAAAGCCGATGATAACTCCATCCGCCTCTTAGATTCCCTGGATATCCACCCCCAAAGCACAGATCTGCCTATTAAGCTCATAACCTATGTGGCCAGAACGGGAGAAACAGTGACCTTAGACGGCGAAGAGCAGCCAGCTTCCGTCCTCTGTCTGCCAGTGATTATCAAAAGAAAGGTGATTGGCCTCTTTTATCTGGAAAACGACCTGGCCCCCGGTATTTTCACCAGCGAACGCCAGCAGGTTTTACAGGTATTATCCTCCCAGATCGCTGTTGCCTTGGAAAATGCCAAAGAGTATCAAAACCTGGAGAAGATTGTTGCCCATCATACCCGAGCCCTGCAGGAAAAAAACCTGGCCCTTGAGGAGAGCAACCGCAAGCTCGCTGAGGCTAACGAGAATAAGACCCGCTTCGTAGCCAATGTCAGCCATGAAATCAGAACCCCCCTCCAAGGGATCATAGGAATGACCAGTCTCTTGAAAAAAGAGGGCCAATATAAGGAGGACTATGTAGACTTAATCCAATCCTCGGCAGCATCTTTGGAGGGAATCATCAGTGACATCTTGGATATTTCCAGAATTGAGTCCAACCGAATTGTGATCGAAGAGAGAGCCTTTGGCCTGAAGGACTTACTCACACCTATTCTGAAAACCTATAAAGCCCAGGCGGAAGAAAAAGGGATTAGCCTCCATACGGAGGTAAGCTCTGACCTCCCGGATTATCTGAGGGGAGATCCTTTGCGAATCAGTCAGATTCTCAATAACCTTTTGAATAATGCCCTCAAGTTTACCCATCATGGGTCTGTGGAGCTTAAGCTCAAATCTCTGGCTCTGGCAGAAACCAGACTGGAAATACAATTCCTGGTTAAGGACACGGGCATCGGTATCTCTGCAACAAAGCTTCAGACCATCTTCCAAAGCTTTTCCCAAGCCGACAGCAGCATTACCAAAAAATACGGCGGTACGGGACTGGGTCTGACCATTGTCAAGCACCTGGCCGAGTTAATGCACGGGCGAATTGAAGTGGAGAGTCAGGAAGGGGCGGGCAGTACCTTCTCTCTCTTCCTGCCCTTAGGCATAGCCGATCCCCAGGAGATAGCCCTAGACGAGGCAGCAGTTAGCACGGAGAATCAAGAGCGAGAGGATCTGCAGAGCTTAAGAGTCATAGCCGCCGAAGATAATCTGGCTAATCAGATCTATATCAAGCACATCCTAACCTATCATAATTGTGCGGTGACCATCGTTAATAATGGCTTGCAATTGCTTCAAGCCCTGAAAATTCAGGACTATGACTGTGTTTTGCTGGACAAGAATATGCCTATTATGGACGGCTTAGAGACGACGACAATTATCCGGGACCTGGAAGGACCTACAGGGAAGCATGTCCCTATCATTGCCTTGACGGCCTCGGCTATTCTGGGGGATCGAGACAAACTTCTCCGGCAAGGGATGGATTTCTATCTGGCAAAACCCATCCAAGAAGAAAAACTGCTGCTGATCCTAAAGCAGATTCGCCGGTCAGCAGGCTTGGAGAATCAAATACCCGACGAAGAACCCGGTCAGAGGTGCGGGGAAGAGTGCCGGCAATCGGCAAATATCCCAGAGGCAGGTACACTGATCAATCAGGAGATATTCCGCCAGGAAGCAAAGCTTTTTGGTCAGGAAGTCATGCTTTTAAGTATTGAGAACTTCTTGGAAAATTACCAGACTTGGCTGGAGATCATCAGGACAGATCTGGAGGCCTATGACTTGGGGAAATTAGAAAAAAGCGCCCATCGACTGGCCAGCGCTTTATCCTGTCTGTATGCTATGAAGGTTTTTAAGACTGCCGGTGAACTGGAGCGGGCAGCCCAGGCTGGGGAGTGGAACAAATCCCATAAACACTACCAGGAACTCAAGGAATTAATGCCCCCTTTAGTGGAGGAGCTTCAGGAGGTTAAAGAGACATTGGCAGACGATAGCCCACATTCCGGACAGTCTCGATGA
- a CDS encoding CpsD/CapB family tyrosine-protein kinase, with protein sequence MAFSLITHEQTKSPISEAYRTLRTNVQFTSVDTKTKKIMITSSGPREGKSTTVANLAVSIAQSGKSVLVIDADLRNPTQHKLFELRNHEGLSTFLVQDDQEKDFIKETPVLGVKVLTGGPIPPNPAELVGSQRMRRLIEEVSEQFDVVLIDTPPIIAVTDAAVLAQEVDGVILVLASGEVNKEYAQRAKEQLDKVGAKILGAVINKADLKTSEYYYYYYYHGSDDPKKKKKKS encoded by the coding sequence TTGGCTTTTTCATTAATAACGCACGAACAAACGAAATCCCCCATCTCAGAAGCTTACCGGACGCTCAGGACGAATGTACAATTCACTAGTGTGGATACAAAGACCAAAAAAATCATGATCACAAGTTCAGGCCCCCGGGAAGGGAAATCCACCACCGTTGCCAACCTGGCAGTGAGTATAGCACAGTCAGGAAAATCCGTCTTAGTGATAGACGCTGATTTGCGTAATCCCACCCAACATAAATTATTTGAACTGAGAAATCATGAGGGCCTTTCAACCTTTTTGGTTCAGGATGATCAGGAGAAAGACTTTATCAAGGAAACCCCTGTACTCGGCGTCAAAGTCCTCACCGGAGGCCCTATTCCCCCGAATCCCGCTGAGCTCGTAGGCTCCCAGCGGATGAGGCGTTTGATCGAGGAAGTCAGTGAACAATTTGATGTGGTCTTGATCGATACCCCTCCCATCATTGCCGTGACGGATGCCGCCGTTCTGGCTCAGGAAGTCGATGGAGTCATCTTGGTGTTAGCTTCCGGAGAAGTCAACAAAGAATACGCTCAACGGGCCAAGGAACAATTGGACAAGGTAGGGGCTAAGATCCTTGGAGCAGTAATCAATAAGGCAGACCTGAAGACCAGCGAATACTACTACTACTATTACTATCATGGCTCAGACGATCCCAAGAAAAAGAAAAAGAAGTCCTAA
- a CDS encoding YveK family protein: MDEEIELRQYWEMLQKRWIIVVVLPLIAALTSGIISHFVIKPVYQASTTLIVGKKASEEGQAAVQMLDNSVLLANQQLAKTYAAIAQSRTVEQSVIDDLDLAMTVAELNELITINPVKTTEILEIQVTNTNPDLATAIANSMASEFSKAVIEIKKVDSVSIVDTAVVPDKPVKPNKELNILIAVVVGLMASMGLVFLLEYMDNTIKTSGDVENVLGIPVLGVIPNYEAGKQG, from the coding sequence ATGGACGAGGAAATAGAATTACGGCAGTATTGGGAAATGCTCCAGAAACGTTGGATCATCGTAGTGGTTCTGCCGCTTATCGCAGCTCTGACCAGCGGAATCATCAGTCATTTTGTCATAAAGCCAGTGTATCAAGCTTCCACTACCTTAATTGTTGGCAAGAAAGCTTCCGAAGAGGGACAAGCGGCTGTACAGATGCTGGATAATAGTGTCCTTCTGGCTAATCAGCAGCTGGCTAAGACTTATGCAGCCATTGCCCAGAGCCGCACTGTTGAACAAAGTGTCATCGATGACTTGGATTTGGCCATGACTGTTGCTGAGCTGAATGAACTGATCACCATCAACCCGGTGAAGACAACAGAAATCCTGGAAATCCAAGTTACGAACACTAATCCGGATCTGGCTACTGCCATTGCCAATTCAATGGCTTCTGAGTTCTCCAAAGCAGTCATTGAAATAAAAAAAGTAGACAGTGTCAGTATAGTCGATACAGCTGTGGTTCCGGATAAGCCGGTTAAGCCCAATAAAGAATTAAACATCTTAATTGCCGTTGTGGTAGGCTTGATGGCTTCTATGGGATTGGTCTTTTTACTGGAGTACATGGATAACACAATAAAGACCTCAGGAGATGTGGAGAATGTCTTAGGAATTCCGGTTTTAGGGGTTATTCCAAACTACGAGGCAGGAAAACAAGGATAA